Proteins from a single region of Lelliottia sp. JS-SCA-14:
- a CDS encoding adenylosuccinate synthase, producing the protein MGNNVVVLGTQWGDEGKGKIVDLLTERAKYVVRYQGGHNAGHTLVINGEKTVLHLIPSGILRENVTSIIGNGVVLSPAALMKEMKGLEDRGIPVRERLLLSEACPLILDYHVALDVAREKARGAKAIGTTGRGIGPAYEDKVARRGLRVGDLFDKATFAEKLKEVMEYHNFQLVNFYKADAVDYQKVLDDVMAVADILTGMVVDVSDLLDQARKRGDFVMFEGAQGTLLDIDHGTYPYVTSSNTTAGGVATGSGLGPRYVDYVLGIIKAYSTRVGAGPFPTELFDDIGEFLCKQGNEFGATTGRRRRTGWLDAVAVRRAVQINSLSGFCLTKLDVLDGLKEVKICVGYRMPDGREVTTTPLAADDWEGIEPIYETMPGWSETTFGVKERSGLPKAALDYIKRIEELTEVPIDIISTGPDRTETMILRDPFDA; encoded by the coding sequence ATGGGTAACAACGTTGTCGTACTGGGCACCCAATGGGGTGACGAAGGTAAAGGGAAGATTGTCGATCTTCTGACTGAACGTGCTAAATATGTTGTACGCTATCAGGGTGGTCACAACGCAGGCCATACTCTCGTAATCAACGGTGAAAAAACCGTCCTCCATCTTATTCCATCAGGCATTCTTCGTGAAAATGTGACCAGCATCATCGGTAACGGTGTTGTGCTGTCTCCTGCTGCGCTGATGAAAGAGATGAAAGGCCTGGAAGACCGTGGTATCCCGGTTCGTGAGCGTCTGCTGCTCTCCGAAGCCTGCCCGCTGATCCTCGACTATCACGTCGCACTGGATGTGGCGCGCGAAAAAGCACGTGGCGCGAAAGCTATCGGCACCACCGGCCGTGGTATCGGCCCTGCTTACGAAGATAAAGTTGCCCGTCGCGGTCTGCGCGTTGGCGACCTGTTCGACAAAGCCACCTTCGCTGAAAAACTGAAAGAAGTGATGGAATATCACAACTTCCAGTTGGTGAACTTCTACAAAGCTGACGCCGTTGACTACCAGAAAGTGCTGGATGATGTCATGGCGGTGGCTGACATCCTGACCGGTATGGTTGTGGATGTGTCCGATCTGCTGGACCAGGCGCGCAAGCGTGGCGATTTCGTCATGTTCGAAGGCGCGCAGGGTACGCTGCTGGATATCGACCACGGTACCTATCCGTACGTGACCTCCTCTAACACCACCGCCGGTGGCGTGGCGACGGGCTCTGGCCTGGGTCCGCGTTATGTGGATTACGTTCTGGGTATCATCAAAGCTTACTCCACTCGCGTGGGTGCAGGTCCATTCCCGACTGAGCTGTTTGATGACATCGGCGAGTTCCTGTGCAAGCAAGGTAACGAGTTTGGCGCGACCACCGGTCGTCGTCGTCGTACCGGCTGGCTGGATGCAGTTGCCGTGCGTCGCGCAGTGCAGATCAACTCCCTGTCTGGCTTCTGCCTGACCAAGCTGGACGTGCTGGACGGCCTGAAAGAAGTGAAAATCTGCGTCGGCTACCGTATGCCAGATGGCCGCGAAGTGACCACCACCCCGCTGGCGGCTGACGACTGGGAAGGTATCGAGCCGATCTACGAAACCATGCCAGGCTGGTCCGAAACCACCTTTGGTGTGAAAGAGCGTAGCGGTCTGCCGAAAGCGGCGCTGGATTACATCAAGCGTATCGAAGAACTGACCGAAGTGCCGATCGACATTATCTCTACCGGCCCTGACCGTACTGAAACCATGATTCTGCGCGACC